The Helicobacter mustelae genome has a segment encoding these proteins:
- the pyrH gene encoding UMP kinase produces the protein MEKTKKNRVLVKFSGEAMAGANGFGIDTEILRYIAREIKLLADHDIEIGIVIGGGNIIRGVTASAGGIIRRTSGDYMGMLATVINAVAMQEALEYIGLDVRVQSGLEIKEICETYIYRKAIRHLEKGRVVIFGAGTGNPFFTTDTAATLRAVEIGADMIIKATKVDGVYTKDPQKFEDAKKIDVLSYDEAMREDIRVMDDTAIALAKDNKLPIVVCNMFKERNLLEIVRDNAGICSIVR, from the coding sequence ATGGAAAAAACAAAAAAAAATCGCGTGCTGGTAAAGTTTTCGGGTGAAGCAATGGCGGGTGCCAATGGATTTGGCATAGATACAGAGATTTTGCGCTATATCGCAAGAGAGATCAAATTGCTCGCAGATCATGATATCGAGATAGGAATTGTCATTGGTGGGGGGAATATTATCCGTGGTGTGACGGCTTCTGCTGGGGGGATCATCCGCCGTACAAGTGGGGATTATATGGGGATGCTAGCCACAGTCATCAATGCCGTGGCGATGCAGGAAGCATTGGAATACATAGGTCTTGATGTGCGGGTGCAAAGTGGATTGGAAATCAAAGAAATCTGTGAGACTTATATCTATCGCAAGGCGATTCGACATTTGGAAAAGGGTAGGGTGGTGATTTTTGGTGCAGGCACAGGGAATCCTTTCTTTACTACTGATACTGCTGCTACTTTGCGGGCAGTAGAAATCGGGGCAGATATGATTATCAAAGCCACGAAAGTAGATGGCGTCTACACCAAAGATCCTCAAAAATTTGAAGATGCTAAGAAGATTGATGTTTTGAGTTATGATGAGGCTATGCGAGAGGATATCCGCGTGATGGATGATACTGCCATCGCGCTTGCCAAAGATAATAAATTACCAATTGTGGTTTGTAATATGTTTAAAGAGCGGAATCTGTTAGAGATTGTGAGAGACAATGCTGGTATCTGCTCGATTGTGCGATGA
- a CDS encoding DNA-directed RNA polymerase subunit omega, with protein sequence MRTEEIIAKALEQTSNDRYVLANMVFVRVKQLENGARPLVTPADVKVDKLSDIAMREIAEGKIHIEKIS encoded by the coding sequence ATGAGAACAGAAGAGATTATTGCCAAGGCTTTGGAGCAAACGTCCAATGATCGATATGTGCTTGCAAATATGGTATTTGTGCGCGTGAAGCAATTAGAAAATGGCGCCCGTCCTTTAGTGACACCTGCTGATGTAAAGGTAGATAAACTCTCTGATATTGCAATGAGGGAAATTGCTGAGGGCAAAATTCATATCGAAAAAATCAGTTAA
- a CDS encoding RelA/SpoT family protein: MNFLNFQELAAIRNPEEGIQRLFSILTPTDRIKQALEVATKYHQGQKRKSGEPYIVHPICVACIVASYGKNEAMVCAALLHDVVEDTDYRIEDVEQNFGLDVAILVDALTKISEVRKEELRTQTPEKVIIAALSFRKMLVAAVKDPRALVIKISDRLHNMLTLDALPEKKQKSISEETLVVYAPIAHRLGISSIKNELEDRAFYYLFPQEYQKIQNFLEQNNHSFASKLQTVSENIQSLLLKNGFTQNELKLEKRLKRPYSIYLKMQRKGVDIDEILDLLAIRIIVNDVTSCYKVLGMIHSNFKPIMSRFKDYIALPKENGYQTIHTTVFHQSMVYEIQIRTFDMHASAQYGVAAHWKYKSGALAPNMDWLYNFEYQNNSIEEFYELAKNDLYQEDIVVFSPAGDTYTLPVGAVALDFAYAVHSEVGDSAFQAYINNQKTSLLQVLKSGDIVRIITSKNALPKYTWIEEVKTSRAKSCLKTQRQNRIRDIENRGAIGILANIFGKKSGIFKRFLSMKGLVTQNLWKITRDKNALYETVDFVKEKLIADHGFFVNFRLKMIKIKPYKLDRFIVHSPKNIKEVLFDCCCHPKYGDEILGIYVNQCAIVHHKLCDKLYEELNNGESLILFVEWVQHALPSFKAIIALGDRKTSITKLVNILSQNGSNVIGLNYAAYKDQFSVRCEVIFENDKKNAKRIKELLQHHYKIIEFKNMQDAYQK; encoded by the coding sequence TTGAATTTTTTGAATTTTCAGGAACTAGCAGCTATCAGGAATCCTGAGGAAGGTATCCAGCGACTCTTTAGCATCCTCACTCCCACAGATCGCATTAAGCAAGCCCTAGAGGTTGCGACAAAATATCATCAAGGTCAAAAACGCAAGAGTGGCGAACCCTACATCGTGCATCCTATTTGTGTGGCTTGCATCGTGGCATCTTATGGCAAAAATGAAGCTATGGTATGTGCGGCATTGCTGCATGATGTCGTTGAGGACACGGATTATCGCATTGAAGATGTGGAGCAGAATTTTGGCTTGGATGTGGCCATCCTTGTGGATGCATTAACCAAGATCTCTGAGGTGCGAAAAGAAGAGCTTCGGACTCAAACTCCAGAAAAGGTGATTATTGCCGCGCTTTCTTTTCGTAAGATGCTCGTGGCTGCTGTCAAAGATCCCCGTGCATTGGTCATAAAGATTAGCGATCGATTGCACAATATGCTCACATTGGATGCTCTGCCAGAAAAAAAGCAAAAAAGCATCTCTGAGGAAACACTTGTGGTATATGCCCCGATTGCTCATAGACTTGGGATCTCTTCGATAAAAAATGAGCTTGAGGATCGAGCGTTTTATTATCTCTTTCCTCAGGAGTATCAAAAGATCCAAAATTTTTTGGAACAGAATAATCACTCCTTTGCATCGAAATTGCAAACAGTCTCTGAGAACATCCAGAGTCTCCTGCTTAAAAATGGTTTTACCCAGAATGAACTCAAGCTAGAAAAACGTCTTAAGCGTCCCTATTCCATCTATCTCAAAATGCAGCGCAAGGGTGTGGACATCGATGAGATCTTGGATTTGTTGGCAATTCGCATTATTGTCAATGATGTGACTTCTTGCTATAAGGTTCTTGGGATGATTCACTCTAATTTCAAGCCCATTATGTCACGCTTCAAGGATTATATCGCCCTGCCAAAAGAAAATGGCTATCAAACCATCCACACCACTGTGTTTCATCAATCCATGGTGTATGAGATACAGATCCGAACCTTTGATATGCATGCCAGTGCGCAATATGGAGTTGCAGCGCATTGGAAATACAAAAGTGGTGCTCTGGCTCCAAATATGGATTGGTTGTATAATTTTGAATACCAAAATAATTCCATTGAAGAGTTTTATGAGCTGGCAAAAAATGATCTTTATCAAGAAGATATTGTGGTATTTTCTCCCGCAGGGGATACCTATACTCTTCCTGTGGGAGCGGTGGCTTTGGATTTTGCCTATGCGGTGCACTCTGAGGTGGGAGATAGCGCATTTCAGGCATATATCAACAACCAAAAAACTTCGCTTTTGCAGGTGCTAAAGAGTGGAGATATTGTGCGCATCATCACTAGCAAAAATGCTCTGCCAAAATATACGTGGATAGAAGAAGTTAAGACTTCGCGCGCTAAAAGTTGCCTCAAAACCCAGCGCCAAAATCGAATTCGCGACATTGAAAATCGTGGCGCCATTGGGATTTTGGCCAATATTTTTGGCAAAAAATCTGGCATATTCAAACGTTTTCTTTCGATGAAGGGTTTGGTCACGCAAAATCTCTGGAAGATCACTCGGGATAAAAATGCGCTTTATGAAACCGTGGATTTTGTCAAAGAAAAACTCATTGCAGATCATGGGTTTTTTGTCAATTTTCGCTTAAAGATGATCAAAATCAAACCCTATAAACTCGATCGCTTCATCGTGCATAGCCCCAAAAATATCAAAGAAGTGCTATTTGATTGCTGCTGTCATCCCAAGTACGGAGATGAGATTTTGGGCATCTATGTCAATCAATGTGCCATCGTGCATCATAAGCTTTGTGATAAACTCTATGAAGAACTCAATAACGGAGAGTCTTTGATTTTGTTTGTAGAATGGGTGCAGCATGCCCTGCCTTCTTTTAAGGCAATCATCGCCCTGGGAGATCGAAAGACAAGCATTACAAAATTAGTCAATATTTTGTCGCAAAATGGTAGCAATGTGATTGGATTAAATTATGCGGCCTACAAGGATCAATTTTCTGTGCGCTGCGAAGTAATTTTTGAAAATGACAAAAAAAATGCCAAGAGAATCAAAGAACTCTTACAGCATCACTACAAGATCATAGAATTCAAAAATATGCAGGACGCGTATCAAAAATAA
- the tyrS gene encoding tyrosine--tRNA ligase, which translates to MAIGLQEAMQELKRGSVEFIGEEYIKELVQKYLTNGDRFIVKAGFDPTAPDLHLGHTVLLQKLATFQKFGGSVKFLIGDFTARIGDPSGKSETRKPLSPEEVLQNARTYQEQVFKVLDPCFTEVCFNSKWLAELGAEGMITLTSHFSVARMLERDDFEKRYKSNQPISMVEFMYPLLQGYDSVALESDIELGGNDQKFNLLMGRSLQRAYGLKKEQSIMTVPLLEGLDGVQKMSKSLKNYIGVTEDSQTMYAKIMSISDELMWKYYELLSAKSLQEISQMQKNVESEVLHPKLAKELLALEITTRYHNQELAQDAKEVFDNVFSKNHLPKDMDTMEFGVGEWICKVLVDAKICPSTSQARREIRAGAIKINQQKLADENHKFAQGDYIVQMGKRKFIRIVIR; encoded by the coding sequence ATGGCAATAGGGTTGCAGGAAGCAATGCAGGAGCTTAAGCGTGGCAGTGTAGAATTTATAGGCGAGGAATACATTAAAGAGCTTGTGCAAAAATACCTAACAAATGGGGATCGCTTCATCGTAAAAGCAGGTTTTGATCCCACAGCTCCTGATTTGCATTTGGGTCATACGGTGCTGCTTCAAAAACTTGCAACCTTTCAGAAATTTGGTGGCAGTGTAAAATTTTTGATTGGCGATTTTACTGCGCGCATTGGTGATCCCAGTGGCAAGAGTGAGACAAGAAAGCCGCTGAGTCCTGAGGAAGTATTGCAAAATGCAAGGACCTATCAAGAGCAAGTTTTTAAGGTATTAGATCCTTGTTTTACAGAAGTTTGCTTTAATTCCAAATGGCTTGCAGAATTGGGAGCAGAGGGGATGATCACCCTCACTTCTCATTTTTCTGTGGCTAGAATGCTAGAGCGCGATGATTTTGAAAAACGCTATAAAAGTAATCAGCCCATTAGCATGGTGGAGTTCATGTATCCACTTTTGCAGGGCTATGATTCTGTGGCGCTAGAGAGTGACATTGAGCTTGGCGGGAATGATCAAAAATTCAATCTTTTGATGGGTAGAAGTTTGCAGCGTGCATATGGGCTTAAAAAAGAACAATCTATCATGACAGTCCCCCTGCTTGAAGGGCTTGATGGCGTGCAAAAAATGAGCAAGAGTTTGAAAAATTATATTGGCGTTACCGAAGATTCCCAAACAATGTATGCTAAAATTATGAGTATTTCTGATGAATTAATGTGGAAATATTATGAATTGTTAAGCGCAAAATCTCTGCAAGAAATTTCTCAAATGCAAAAAAATGTAGAGAGTGAGGTGCTGCATCCCAAGCTTGCAAAAGAGCTTTTGGCGCTAGAAATCACTACAAGGTATCACAATCAGGAATTGGCCCAAGATGCAAAAGAGGTTTTTGATAATGTTTTTTCTAAAAATCATCTCCCTAAGGATATGGATACCATGGAGTTTGGCGTAGGTGAGTGGATCTGCAAGGTCTTGGTAGATGCCAAAATCTGCCCCTCTACCTCTCAGGCCCGCAGAGAAATCAGGGCGGGTGCAATCAAAATCAATCAGCAAAAGCTTGCTGATGAAAATCATAAATTTGCTCAAGGAGACTATATTGTGCAAATGGGAAAAAGAAAATTTATACGCATTGTTATCAGATAA
- a CDS encoding nitronate monooxygenase, translating into MTTTLKPLKIGKYTIKYPIFQGGMGVGISWDELAGNVSKQGALGIISAVGTGYYKKMSFVEKIVASKPFEAINFYSKVALNEIFKNARKICGDSPLGANILYAISEYGRVVRDACEAGANLIVTGAGLPTNMPEFVKNFPDVALIPIVSSAKALKILCRRWQDRYGRVPDAVIVEGPLSGGHQGFKYEDCFKEEFQLENILPKVASEAKLWGNIPVIAAGGVWDRADINRMMDLGASGVQMATRFLGTYECDAKAYQQILPSIKKEDIILIKSPVGYPARALNIGVIERLREGNAPLVRCVSNCVSPCQRGKEAKIVGYCIADSLGRGHLGNLRDGLYFSGANGYRIDKIVSVRELIEELVRG; encoded by the coding sequence ATGACAACAACATTAAAGCCACTAAAAATTGGAAAATACACAATTAAATATCCTATTTTTCAGGGAGGCATGGGAGTAGGGATTAGCTGGGATGAATTAGCGGGAAATGTCTCAAAACAAGGTGCATTGGGAATTATCAGTGCAGTGGGCACGGGATATTACAAAAAAATGAGTTTTGTTGAGAAGATTGTAGCCTCTAAGCCATTTGAAGCAATTAATTTTTATTCCAAAGTCGCACTCAATGAAATCTTTAAAAACGCAAGAAAGATTTGCGGAGACAGCCCTCTTGGTGCAAACATCCTCTATGCCATCAGTGAATATGGACGCGTGGTGCGAGATGCGTGCGAAGCAGGGGCAAATCTCATTGTCACAGGAGCGGGATTGCCTACCAATATGCCAGAATTTGTAAAAAACTTTCCTGATGTTGCGCTCATCCCCATCGTCTCCTCTGCCAAGGCTCTCAAGATCCTATGCCGCAGGTGGCAGGATCGTTATGGACGCGTGCCTGATGCAGTGATTGTGGAGGGTCCTCTAAGTGGCGGGCATCAGGGTTTCAAGTATGAAGATTGTTTTAAAGAAGAGTTTCAATTAGAAAATATTTTGCCAAAGGTGGCTAGTGAGGCTAAATTGTGGGGCAATATTCCCGTGATTGCTGCAGGAGGGGTTTGGGATCGTGCAGATATCAATAGAATGATGGATCTTGGAGCAAGTGGCGTGCAGATGGCCACTCGATTTTTGGGGACTTATGAATGTGATGCCAAGGCGTATCAGCAAATCCTCCCCTCCATAAAAAAAGAAGATATCATACTCATCAAATCCCCCGTGGGCTATCCTGCAAGAGCTTTGAATATTGGAGTGATTGAGCGCTTGAGAGAGGGAAATGCGCCACTTGTGCGCTGTGTTAGCAATTGTGTTTCTCCATGTCAAAGAGGAAAGGAGGCCAAGATCGTTGGCTATTGTATCGCTGATAGCCTGGGAAGAGGGCATTTGGGAAATCTCCGAGATGGACTGTATTTTAGCGGGGCAAATGGATATCGCATCGATAAAATTGTGAGTGTAAGGGAATTGATAGAGGAACTCGTAAGGGGATAG
- a CDS encoding N-acetylmuramoyl-L-alanine amidase family protein: MRGLCCLFILFCGFLSANLKILSVVPFDTHYLKVTFNQPLSQKDLRIRKVKNNRTLIELNAILIPYTYKRFDFPQKNQIIISQNTPRVVRIFLIDDGKKNFSMNLERQYLIFRLQDAKIPLLQEKSKNSKKHQFSHKKDHIQPSLPTTKTHQKSQKDPSKQNPIKPLPAKALLPESTNSLKEDARSRRKYRIVIDAGHGGKDCGSTAVIHICEKVIVLNVAKKLAKELRARNYQVFMTRDRDIYIDLKARTEMANARNADLFISIHANSVPKTGNKHAQGVETYFLSTARSERARDVAEHENKGDVEIMSYFTKLSFLNTLNSHRLIASNKLAIDIQIGILRELQKDFTGVVDGGVREGPFWVLVGALMPSVLIEIGYLSNEVEARNLATKEYQQSLAIGIANGIDGFIVKNF; encoded by the coding sequence ATGCGTGGGCTATGTTGTTTGTTTATTTTATTTTGCGGTTTCTTGAGTGCCAATCTCAAGATTCTCAGCGTTGTGCCTTTTGACACACATTATCTCAAAGTCACATTTAACCAACCCCTATCCCAAAAAGATCTAAGAATCAGAAAAGTCAAAAATAATCGCACGCTTATTGAGCTCAATGCCATCCTCATCCCCTATACATACAAAAGATTTGATTTCCCTCAGAAAAATCAAATCATCATCTCCCAAAATACCCCCAGGGTTGTGCGCATATTCCTCATTGATGATGGTAAGAAAAATTTTTCCATGAATCTAGAGAGGCAGTATCTCATCTTTAGGCTCCAGGATGCTAAAATCCCGCTGCTCCAAGAAAAATCCAAAAACTCAAAAAAGCATCAATTCTCCCACAAAAAAGATCATATCCAACCCTCTCTCCCCACCACCAAAACCCATCAAAAATCCCAAAAAGATCCTTCAAAGCAAAATCCCATAAAACCTCTGCCTGCCAAAGCCCTCCTACCAGAGTCAACTAACAGTCTAAAAGAAGATGCAAGATCTAGGAGAAAATATCGCATTGTCATTGATGCGGGTCATGGGGGCAAGGATTGTGGCAGCACGGCAGTTATTCATATTTGTGAGAAAGTCATTGTTTTGAATGTGGCAAAGAAGCTGGCAAAGGAGCTAAGAGCGCGAAATTATCAGGTCTTCATGACTAGGGATAGGGATATTTACATCGATCTCAAGGCTCGTACAGAGATGGCAAATGCCAGGAACGCAGATTTATTCATCTCCATCCATGCTAATTCTGTTCCAAAAACAGGGAATAAGCATGCCCAGGGGGTGGAGACATATTTCCTATCCACAGCAAGGAGTGAGCGTGCTAGGGATGTCGCAGAACATGAAAATAAAGGAGATGTGGAGATTATGAGTTATTTTACAAAACTTTCTTTTTTAAATACCCTCAATTCCCATCGCCTTATTGCCAGTAATAAGCTTGCAATTGATATTCAAATTGGTATTTTGCGGGAATTGCAAAAGGATTTTACAGGAGTGGTGGATGGAGGGGTTAGGGAGGGACCCTTTTGGGTGCTCGTGGGTGCATTGATGCCATCTGTCTTGATTGAGATTGGATACCTTTCTAATGAAGTGGAGGCTAGGAATCTTGCCACAAAAGAATACCAACAATCCTTGGCAATAGGAATTGCCAATGGAATTGATGGCTTTATTGTCAAAAATTTTTAG
- a CDS encoding MqnA/MqnD/SBP family protein, giving the protein MRFGKIDYLNLAPFDVFIKSYPTSSGFKKFLQLHKSYPAKLNQEFFFQRIDAGFISSIAGRDFFLKKKNALSGIIAKGSVWSVITIPNQQKSDAQSATSNALCKILGLQGEVLIGDRALQYRYQKGMHVDMGEIWYQKEHLPFVFGLLCFHKNEEFYTKISKIFNQKRIKIPQYILEQYAKRLGIDKKYILEYLTHIYYKIGTKEFLGLKRFYRQLLLKNIKGPMRFNFSQNLQTSTQSTSKEMQ; this is encoded by the coding sequence ATGCGCTTTGGAAAAATTGATTATCTCAATCTCGCTCCCTTTGATGTCTTCATCAAATCCTACCCCACTTCTTCAGGATTTAAAAAATTTTTGCAACTGCACAAAAGCTATCCCGCAAAACTCAATCAAGAATTTTTCTTCCAACGCATTGATGCAGGCTTCATCTCCTCAATCGCAGGAAGAGATTTTTTTTTGAAGAAAAAAAATGCGCTTAGTGGAATCATTGCAAAGGGATCTGTGTGGAGTGTGATCACCATCCCAAATCAGCAAAAATCAGATGCTCAATCCGCCACTTCCAATGCTCTGTGCAAGATACTGGGACTACAAGGCGAAGTACTCATTGGAGATAGGGCATTGCAATACCGCTACCAAAAAGGCATGCATGTAGATATGGGAGAAATCTGGTACCAAAAAGAACATCTGCCCTTTGTCTTTGGGCTACTTTGCTTTCATAAAAATGAGGAATTTTATACCAAGATCTCCAAGATCTTCAATCAAAAACGCATCAAAATCCCCCAATATATCCTAGAGCAATATGCCAAGCGTCTAGGGATTGACAAAAAATATATTCTAGAATATCTCACACATATTTATTACAAAATTGGCACGAAGGAATTTCTAGGACTCAAGAGATTTTATCGGCAATTGCTTCTAAAAAACATCAAAGGACCCATGCGCTTTAACTTTTCTCAAAATCTCCAAACATCCACTCAGAGCACCAGCAAAGAAATGCAATAA
- the abc-f gene encoding ribosomal protection-like ABC-F family protein — MAVISLIGVGKQFDHKVILSQVNFVVNENERVAVIGKNGSGKSTLIKILLGEIEQDEGKRAIKNDLVFFDLAQKNVFAPLKKVYEICEESLQDLRDAHRRLKELELLENLDKKLLEEQAECIDFITAQNAWNLEAKIKEMLLRFGLYDLRDRYANTLSGGEQKKLLLATILVKKADLFIFDEPTNHLDVESVEFLEEQILALKSSVVFISHDRYFIDTLAHRIVEVDGGGVQNFQGGYQRYLESKRQMLQNLAKEHENLLRFLRTEEEWLRRGVQARRKRNEGRKARVLELRQIAKSNPSLIRKMSLELQREQGALKQNRPKNQQKLLFELENLCKSVEGKTLIKDFTYRILQQDRIAIVGKNGSGKSTLLKILLGKIKSDAGMIKRGEFRIGYFDQEKSFLDDEKSLLETFCPNGGDHIEVYGKQIHVYGYLKNFLFPKELLEQKIGSLSGGEKSRVGLALLFTKNYDCLLLDEPTNDLDIQTINILEEYLGAFQGSILFISHDRYFVDKIAEKLLIFHGDGKIEESYLDYSEYLDRQKELLEYEKIISKSHQENESRVSRPPEKKPNKLSYREQRELDSLPQIIDTLEQEIKMLENVLCTPELYEKRGITEIAKELEATKQNLDQKIERYFSLEEKKQNFLGGT; from the coding sequence ATGGCGGTGATTAGTTTGATTGGTGTGGGGAAGCAGTTTGATCACAAGGTGATTTTAAGCCAAGTTAATTTTGTGGTAAACGAAAATGAGAGGGTGGCAGTAATTGGAAAAAATGGTAGTGGAAAATCCACGCTCATCAAGATTTTGCTAGGAGAGATTGAGCAGGATGAGGGGAAAAGAGCGATCAAAAATGATTTGGTGTTTTTTGATCTGGCCCAAAAAAATGTATTTGCCCCGCTCAAAAAGGTTTATGAAATTTGCGAGGAGAGTTTGCAGGATTTGCGCGATGCCCACAGACGTTTGAAGGAACTTGAACTCTTGGAAAATCTGGATAAAAAGCTCCTAGAAGAACAGGCAGAATGCATAGATTTCATTACCGCTCAAAATGCTTGGAATCTAGAGGCTAAGATCAAAGAAATGCTTTTGCGCTTTGGTCTTTATGATTTGCGAGATCGCTATGCAAATACCTTGAGTGGAGGTGAGCAAAAAAAGCTCCTATTAGCAACAATCTTGGTAAAAAAGGCAGATCTTTTCATTTTTGATGAGCCCACCAATCACCTAGATGTAGAAAGTGTGGAGTTTTTAGAAGAGCAGATTTTAGCACTCAAATCCAGTGTGGTATTCATCAGTCACGATCGCTATTTTATCGATACATTGGCCCATAGGATTGTTGAGGTGGATGGGGGAGGGGTGCAGAATTTTCAAGGTGGGTATCAGAGATATCTAGAGAGCAAAAGGCAGATGTTGCAAAATCTTGCCAAGGAGCATGAGAATTTATTGCGTTTTTTGCGCACAGAGGAGGAGTGGCTAAGGCGTGGTGTGCAGGCAAGGCGCAAGCGTAATGAGGGCAGGAAGGCAAGGGTGCTAGAATTGCGCCAGATTGCCAAAAGCAATCCCTCTCTCATCCGAAAAATGTCCCTAGAACTTCAAAGAGAGCAGGGTGCACTCAAGCAAAACCGGCCCAAAAATCAGCAAAAACTACTCTTTGAATTGGAAAATCTCTGCAAGAGTGTGGAGGGAAAGACCCTAATTAAAGATTTTACCTATCGGATTTTGCAGCAAGATAGAATCGCTATTGTGGGCAAAAATGGCAGCGGAAAAAGCACATTGCTTAAAATTTTGCTGGGAAAAATAAAGAGTGATGCTGGGATGATTAAAAGGGGGGAATTTCGCATCGGGTATTTTGATCAGGAAAAAAGCTTTTTGGATGATGAAAAAAGCTTGCTAGAGACTTTTTGTCCCAATGGAGGGGATCATATCGAGGTGTATGGCAAGCAGATCCATGTTTATGGATATCTCAAAAATTTCCTCTTTCCCAAGGAATTGCTAGAGCAAAAGATCGGCAGTTTGAGCGGTGGAGAAAAGAGTCGCGTGGGCTTGGCCCTGCTTTTTACAAAGAATTATGATTGCTTATTGCTAGATGAACCTACTAATGATTTGGATATTCAAACCATCAATATTTTAGAGGAATATTTAGGCGCATTTCAAGGCAGCATTCTTTTTATTAGTCATGATCGCTATTTTGTGGACAAGATCGCAGAGAAGCTGCTCATCTTCCATGGGGATGGAAAGATTGAGGAGAGTTATTTGGATTATAGTGAGTATTTGGATCGCCAAAAAGAGCTCCTAGAATATGAAAAAATCATTAGCAAATCTCATCAAGAAAATGAGAGTAGGGTATCAAGGCCTCCAGAAAAAAAGCCAAATAAGCTAAGCTATAGAGAGCAGCGCGAGCTAGATTCTCTACCTCAAATCATAGATACTCTAGAGCAGGAGATAAAAATGCTAGAAAATGTCCTCTGTACTCCTGAATTGTACGAAAAAAGAGGTATCACAGAGATTGCCAAAGAGCTGGAGGCAACAAAACAAAATCTGGATCAAAAAATAGAGCGCTATTTTTCCCTGGAAGAAAAAAAACAAAATTTCCTAGGGGGAACATAG
- a CDS encoding methyl-accepting chemotaxis protein → MFGNKEREDISALKGRNFYLENAIAAIREATPGVILQPNGAIIDVTKDFVVMLNTSEEQIRGRRFEDLMYPGFANSSEFLNVWNEAQSGKISKFLMRCVGRGNRDLWLETILLPIKGANNQIERIIVLTNNITPLKERELGLKGVVDAVQRSMAGIEFKPDGTIIAANDNFLRTMGYSLDEVVGKHHSMFCDPKFAKSQDYIKFWDNLRNGNFQSGMFERIAKNGKVIYLEASYNPIYDIDGKVCKVIKFASDVTAQVEKDKQKNDLALELAQKNDQLTRDGKEVIEKTAQNVRSIAQTMQTSSDLVASLNSQSDEIKSIIQTIKDIADQTNLLALNAAIEAARAGEHGRGFAVVADEVRKLAERTGKSITEITTTINSIRDVTSQVVESINVSISEVEDSVKLASEAKEFMDKIRASSEEVAGAIAMQ, encoded by the coding sequence ATGTTTGGAAATAAAGAAAGAGAAGATATATCAGCGCTAAAGGGGCGTAATTTTTATTTGGAAAATGCGATTGCTGCAATCCGAGAAGCGACGCCTGGCGTGATTCTGCAGCCCAATGGTGCAATCATTGATGTCACAAAGGATTTTGTGGTGATGCTTAACACTTCAGAGGAGCAGATTAGGGGGAGGAGATTTGAGGATCTGATGTATCCGGGATTTGCGAATAGTTCAGAGTTTTTGAATGTATGGAATGAGGCACAATCTGGCAAAATTAGCAAATTCCTGATGCGTTGCGTAGGAAGGGGAAATAGGGATTTGTGGTTAGAAACTATTCTTTTGCCCATCAAGGGGGCTAATAATCAAATCGAGCGCATCATTGTGCTTACCAATAATATCACTCCACTCAAAGAAAGGGAGCTTGGGCTCAAAGGCGTAGTGGATGCGGTACAAAGATCCATGGCGGGCATTGAATTCAAGCCAGATGGGACCATCATCGCTGCAAATGACAATTTTTTAAGAACCATGGGATATAGCCTAGATGAGGTAGTGGGTAAGCATCATAGCATGTTCTGTGATCCTAAATTTGCAAAATCTCAGGACTACATCAAATTCTGGGATAATCTCAGAAATGGAAATTTCCAATCTGGCATGTTTGAGCGCATCGCAAAAAATGGCAAGGTTATCTACCTAGAAGCTAGCTATAATCCTATCTATGACATCGATGGGAAGGTGTGTAAAGTGATTAAATTTGCATCGGATGTTACAGCCCAGGTAGAAAAAGATAAGCAAAAAAATGATCTTGCACTCGAACTCGCACAGAAAAATGATCAATTGACTCGTGATGGCAAGGAAGTAATTGAGAAGACCGCACAAAATGTCAGAAGCATCGCGCAAACCATGCAGACAAGCTCTGATCTTGTAGCATCTTTAAATTCTCAATCCGATGAAATCAAATCCATCATTCAGACTATCAAAGACATCGCTGACCAAACCAACCTCCTAGCACTCAATGCCGCCATCGAGGCAGCACGTGCAGGCGAGCATGGCAGGGGTTTTGCAGTGGTCGCTGATGAGGTGAGAAAGCTCGCAGAGCGCACAGGCAAATCTATCACAGAAATCACCACTACGATTAATTCTATCAGAGATGTGACATCTCAAGTCGTAGAATCCATCAACGTTTCCATCAGCGAAGTGGAGGATAGCGTGAAGCTTGCAAGTGAAGCAAAGGAATTCATGGATAAGATTCGTGCAAGCTCTGAAGAAGTCGCTGGCGCAATTGCAATGCAGTAG